One Polynucleobacter sp. MG-5-Ahmo-C2 genomic window carries:
- a CDS encoding cupin domain-containing protein produces the protein MKISVISKIVLVIASCVVFTSQVHAQAAASPFVSVKPDQVVWGDAPAGVKTAVLYGDPTKPGMYVVRNIFPEGIMSSPHSHSQDRFVTVIKGTWYAGTDASWDPATTVGLPAGSMMFHPAGVVHFDGAMKGATEIQIIGMGPVSTTPVYPNEPRFGKPHKLN, from the coding sequence ATGAAAATTAGCGTTATTTCCAAAATAGTATTGGTAATTGCATCCTGCGTTGTATTTACTTCTCAAGTACATGCTCAGGCAGCAGCAAGTCCATTTGTCAGCGTGAAGCCTGATCAAGTGGTGTGGGGTGATGCTCCTGCTGGGGTTAAAACAGCAGTTCTATATGGCGACCCCACTAAGCCTGGAATGTATGTTGTCAGAAATATATTTCCTGAAGGAATTATGAGTTCCCCCCATTCACACTCTCAAGATCGTTTTGTAACAGTAATTAAGGGCACCTGGTATGCGGGAACCGATGCAAGTTGGGACCCGGCGACAACGGTTGGATTACCTGCGGGAAGCATGATGTTTCATCCTGCTGGGGTAGTGCATTTTGATGGTGCAATGAAGGGTGCAACAGAAATCCAAATTATTGGTATGGGTCCCGTCTCCACCACTCCGGTCTATCCCAATGAGCCGCGCTTTGGAAAGCCTCACAAACTCAATTAG
- a CDS encoding cysteine dioxygenase — MNNQTDTIAPLRDFVIGMTHLVSQESTESNLISKGSDLLETLIQTDSWLPEFCTVPHPEFYQQFLLHADPLGRFSVVSFVWGPGQKTPIHDHCIWGLIGMLRGMEKGQRYKKLASGELVMDGPETVLRQGYIEAVSPTIGDIHVVSNAIPDKTSISIHVYGANIGAVKRHTYDPTTGSPKNFVSGYSSKQIPNLWDRSAEIRASL, encoded by the coding sequence ATGAATAATCAAACAGACACCATCGCACCCCTAAGAGATTTTGTGATTGGTATGACCCATTTAGTCTCTCAAGAATCTACTGAATCAAACTTGATTTCTAAGGGCTCTGATTTACTGGAAACCCTGATTCAGACAGACTCTTGGCTCCCGGAATTCTGTACCGTTCCCCACCCCGAGTTCTACCAACAGTTTTTACTTCATGCAGATCCATTAGGAAGATTTTCAGTGGTCAGCTTTGTATGGGGCCCCGGCCAAAAGACACCAATCCACGATCATTGCATCTGGGGCCTGATTGGCATGCTCAGAGGAATGGAAAAAGGGCAACGCTATAAGAAATTAGCATCCGGCGAATTAGTGATGGATGGACCGGAAACCGTTCTACGCCAAGGTTATATCGAAGCAGTTAGTCCGACTATTGGTGATATTCATGTGGTTAGTAATGCTATTCCAGACAAAACCTCCATCAGCATTCATGTGTATGGCGCCAATATTGGCGCAGTCAAGCGTCATACCTATGATCCGACCACCGGCAGCCCAAAAAACTTTGTTTCTGGATATTCTTCCAAGCAAATCCCAAATCTCTGGGACCGCTCAGCTGAAATTAGGGCGAGCCTTTAA
- a CDS encoding DUF2256 domain-containing protein, protein MNSSFKGNKSFLPSKLCVVCKKEMTWRKSWAKNWESVKYCSNACKGKKLD, encoded by the coding sequence GTGAATTCATCTTTCAAAGGAAATAAAAGCTTCTTGCCTAGCAAACTCTGTGTGGTTTGCAAGAAAGAGATGACTTGGAGAAAATCCTGGGCTAAGAACTGGGAATCAGTAAAGTATTGCTCGAATGCCTGTAAGGGAAAGAAATTAGATTAA
- a CDS encoding cryptochrome/photolyase family protein, producing the protein MSQSKSLVLILGDQLDLQGAALQGFNFETDEIIMFESTHEGQYVWSHKAKVALFLSAMRHFAQALTDLKYPLVYIKESRLSITDNLKEYIQKKGIKHLVCVEPGEYRLKIALEMLAHELDLQLDMREDNHFYCTHQEFIEWVANKKELRLEYFYRLMRKTHQILVDADGNPEGGQWNFDQDNRKSYPKKGPGIIDKPLSFPHDDITAEVMDYVRKAYSDHPGSLDAFDWPVTREQALRALEYFVEYRLRNFGVYQDAMWTDTPFGWHSILSSSMNLKLLNPREVVNAVLIAWKKYSLDLSTVEGFIRQILGWREFVRGMYYLDMPQMAQDNYYQHANPLPSWYWTGATDMACMKDAIGQTLQYGYAHHIQRLMVTGNFALLAEVLPTVVCDWYLAIYVDAIEWVELPNTAGMALFANGGRFTSKPYIASGAYIKRMSNYCNGCRYKPDVRFGENACPVTTLYWNFLIKHRDQFEASPRTRLMTANLKRISDDDQKAITVHAQKILSNLDAL; encoded by the coding sequence ATGAGTCAATCAAAGAGCTTGGTATTGATTCTGGGAGATCAATTAGATCTACAGGGCGCAGCACTTCAGGGTTTTAATTTTGAGACCGATGAAATCATCATGTTTGAGTCGACTCATGAGGGTCAATATGTTTGGTCTCATAAAGCCAAAGTAGCACTCTTCCTATCCGCTATGCGCCACTTTGCTCAGGCGCTTACAGATCTAAAGTATCCGCTCGTTTATATCAAAGAATCCAGACTATCCATTACAGATAACTTAAAAGAGTACATCCAAAAGAAAGGTATTAAGCACCTTGTTTGTGTAGAGCCTGGTGAGTATCGACTCAAAATTGCCCTCGAGATGCTGGCTCATGAACTTGACCTACAGCTGGATATGCGTGAGGACAACCATTTTTACTGCACTCATCAAGAGTTTATCGAATGGGTGGCAAATAAAAAAGAGCTCAGGTTGGAGTATTTTTACCGGTTGATGCGCAAGACTCATCAAATCTTAGTGGATGCTGATGGCAATCCAGAGGGTGGGCAGTGGAATTTTGATCAAGACAATCGCAAGTCCTATCCCAAGAAAGGTCCCGGCATTATTGATAAGCCTCTTTCTTTTCCGCATGATGATATTACGGCGGAAGTAATGGATTATGTTCGCAAAGCTTATTCGGATCACCCGGGATCCTTGGATGCGTTTGATTGGCCAGTCACAAGAGAGCAGGCGCTAAGGGCGCTGGAATATTTTGTTGAGTATCGACTGAGAAACTTTGGCGTGTATCAAGATGCTATGTGGACTGATACTCCTTTTGGTTGGCACTCCATCCTATCAAGCTCCATGAACCTCAAATTACTCAATCCTAGAGAGGTGGTAAATGCGGTTCTCATTGCATGGAAAAAATACTCTCTAGATCTATCAACGGTAGAGGGCTTTATACGGCAAATACTGGGCTGGAGAGAGTTTGTACGTGGCATGTATTACTTAGATATGCCTCAGATGGCGCAGGATAACTATTACCAGCATGCCAATCCATTACCGAGCTGGTACTGGACAGGCGCAACTGATATGGCGTGCATGAAAGATGCGATTGGACAAACGCTTCAATACGGTTATGCGCATCATATCCAACGTTTAATGGTTACTGGAAACTTTGCCTTGTTGGCAGAAGTACTTCCAACAGTGGTATGTGATTGGTATCTGGCTATCTATGTAGATGCGATTGAGTGGGTTGAGCTACCCAATACTGCAGGTATGGCATTGTTTGCTAATGGTGGAAGATTTACCAGTAAGCCTTATATTGCCAGCGGTGCCTATATCAAGCGGATGAGTAACTATTGCAATGGCTGCAGGTACAAGCCAGACGTGCGTTTTGGAGAAAATGCTTGTCCAGTCACTACGCTGTATTGGAATTTCTTAATCAAGCATCGTGATCAGTTTGAAGCTAGCCCACGAACTAGATTAATGACGGCAAACTTAAAAAGAATTAGTGATGATGATCAAAAAGCAATTACTGTTCATGCTCAAAAGATTCTGAGCAATCTTGACGCTCTCTAA
- a CDS encoding TIGR03643 family protein, producing MVPKISKNTLTEADFSLLIEMAWEDRTPFDAIESQFGLSESEVIELMRSQLKRSSFNLWRKRVTGRVTKHVALRSKLVTRAHCPTQYKHK from the coding sequence ATGGTGCCAAAGATTTCCAAAAATACCCTGACAGAAGCTGATTTTTCCCTCTTAATTGAGATGGCTTGGGAGGATCGAACTCCATTTGATGCCATTGAGAGCCAATTTGGACTATCTGAATCCGAAGTCATTGAGTTAATGCGTAGTCAGCTAAAGCGCTCTTCATTTAATTTATGGCGCAAGCGGGTTACGGGTAGGGTAACCAAGCATGTAGCCCTACGTAGCAAGTTGGTTACTCGTGCACACTGCCCAACCCAGTACAAACACAAATGA
- a CDS encoding HNH endonuclease: MLGKVRQKLILLKPRHLKGQEGLVCPICERLIPDSQKDAHHLVPKSKGGKITEYLHRICHKQIHALFTESELAQQFNTAETLKNHPEMGKFITWVKSKPDQFYERTRKSARIKS; encoded by the coding sequence ATGCTTGGTAAAGTGCGCCAAAAATTGATCTTACTTAAACCTCGCCATCTCAAAGGACAGGAGGGGCTGGTTTGCCCAATTTGCGAGAGGCTCATTCCGGACTCACAGAAAGATGCTCACCACTTAGTTCCAAAATCGAAAGGCGGGAAGATTACCGAATATCTACATCGGATTTGTCATAAACAGATACATGCTCTTTTTACAGAATCTGAATTAGCGCAACAATTTAATACCGCTGAAACGCTAAAAAATCATCCAGAGATGGGCAAGTTTATTACTTGGGTAAAGTCTAAGCCTGATCAGTTTTACGAAAGAACCCGCAAAAGCGCACGAATCAAAAGCTAA
- a CDS encoding nitroreductase, which yields MKSLTVEDAITSRKSVRAFTKENVSKETITKLFNISARAPSGTNTQPWKAYVVEGGALADLCAKVCAAYDSIATNPELEKEYQAGYDYYPSKWFSPYIDRRRENGWSLYGLLGITKGDKDKMHAQHRKNFEAFGAPVCIFFTIDKDLGRGSMLDYGMFLQSLMVAARGEGLDTCPQAAWNHYSKIILPFIGAKENEMLVCGMALGYANKTDIVNTFHTPRVAAEEFITWLS from the coding sequence ATGAAGTCCTTAACGGTAGAAGATGCCATTACCTCGCGCAAGTCCGTGCGGGCGTTTACTAAAGAGAATGTTTCAAAAGAAACCATTACTAAGCTCTTCAATATTTCTGCTAGAGCGCCATCCGGTACCAATACCCAGCCCTGGAAAGCATATGTAGTGGAGGGAGGTGCTCTAGCAGATTTATGTGCGAAGGTATGCGCTGCCTATGACAGTATTGCTACTAATCCAGAGTTAGAAAAAGAATACCAAGCTGGGTATGACTATTACCCTAGTAAATGGTTTAGTCCTTATATTGACCGTCGTCGTGAAAATGGCTGGAGCTTGTATGGTCTTCTCGGAATTACAAAAGGCGATAAAGATAAGATGCATGCACAGCACCGGAAGAACTTCGAGGCTTTTGGTGCACCTGTATGTATTTTCTTCACCATTGATAAAGATCTCGGTAGAGGCTCCATGCTCGACTACGGGATGTTCTTGCAAAGTCTAATGGTTGCCGCAAGAGGTGAAGGATTAGACACTTGCCCGCAAGCGGCTTGGAATCATTACTCCAAAATTATCCTGCCATTTATTGGTGCAAAAGAGAATGAAATGTTGGTTTGCGGCATGGCCCTGGGCTATGCTAATAAGACCGATATTGTGAATACCTTTCATACGCCTAGAGTTGCTGCAGAAGAATTTATTACCTGGCTTAGTTAG
- a CDS encoding NAD-dependent succinate-semialdehyde dehydrogenase has product MSNFAFQFDKAYINGQWVEADNKTTISVTNPATGELIGTVPNMGAAETRRAIESANHALPAWRSKTAKERARILRNWFDLIMKNQEALAQLMTAEQGKPLVESRGEIAYGASFIEWFGEEAKRLYGETIPGHASDKRLIVIKQAIGVCAAITPWNFPSAMITRKVGPALAAGCTIVLKPASQTPFSALALCQLAEEAGIPPGVFSCVTGSATAIGGELSSNPIVKKLSFTGSTEIGKLLLAQCATTVKKVSMELGGNAPFIVFDDADIDAAVKGAITSKYRNAGQTCVCANRIMVQDSIYDVFVEKFVRAVGAFKVGSGAEAGNVIGPLIDERALAKVEDQVNDAVKKGGKVVIGGKRHVLGGSFYEPTVVSGATKDMLAFREETFGPLAPIFKFSSEAEAIEMANDTQFGLAAYFYSQNIARIWRVAEALEYGMVGINEGLITNEVAPFGGVKESGLGREGSRHGIEDYLELKYLCIGGIKAAQ; this is encoded by the coding sequence ATGAGCAACTTCGCTTTCCAGTTTGACAAAGCCTACATTAATGGCCAATGGGTTGAGGCTGATAACAAAACTACCATTTCTGTTACCAATCCTGCGACAGGGGAGCTGATTGGTACGGTTCCCAATATGGGGGCTGCAGAAACCCGTCGGGCGATTGAGTCTGCAAATCATGCTTTACCAGCTTGGCGCTCAAAGACTGCTAAAGAGCGCGCACGAATTTTGCGTAATTGGTTCGACCTCATTATGAAAAATCAAGAGGCACTTGCTCAGCTAATGACTGCAGAGCAAGGCAAGCCCTTGGTTGAGAGTAGGGGTGAGATTGCATATGGCGCCTCCTTTATTGAATGGTTTGGCGAAGAGGCGAAGCGCCTCTATGGTGAAACCATTCCTGGTCACGCTAGTGATAAAAGATTGATTGTGATTAAGCAAGCCATTGGTGTTTGTGCTGCGATTACACCCTGGAACTTTCCATCAGCAATGATTACCCGCAAGGTGGGTCCTGCATTGGCGGCTGGTTGCACTATCGTCTTAAAGCCCGCTAGTCAAACACCATTCAGCGCTTTAGCGCTATGCCAACTTGCAGAAGAGGCAGGCATTCCACCGGGAGTATTTTCTTGTGTAACAGGCTCCGCAACTGCTATTGGTGGCGAACTATCTTCAAATCCAATTGTCAAAAAGCTCAGCTTTACGGGCTCAACCGAAATCGGCAAGTTGTTATTGGCGCAATGCGCAACAACTGTGAAGAAGGTTTCCATGGAGTTGGGTGGCAATGCACCGTTTATAGTTTTTGATGATGCTGATATTGATGCAGCAGTGAAGGGTGCCATTACTTCCAAATATAGAAATGCTGGACAAACTTGTGTATGCGCCAACCGCATCATGGTACAAGATTCTATCTATGATGTGTTTGTAGAGAAATTTGTTAGAGCAGTAGGCGCTTTCAAAGTTGGCAGTGGCGCTGAAGCGGGTAATGTGATTGGGCCGCTGATTGATGAGCGAGCTCTAGCGAAGGTTGAAGATCAAGTCAACGATGCCGTCAAAAAAGGTGGCAAAGTGGTGATTGGTGGCAAGCGCCATGTCTTAGGCGGTTCCTTCTATGAGCCTACTGTGGTTTCTGGCGCTACCAAAGACATGCTCGCTTTTAGGGAGGAAACATTTGGACCATTGGCTCCGATATTTAAGTTTTCCAGTGAAGCTGAAGCTATAGAGATGGCCAATGACACTCAATTTGGTTTGGCTGCCTATTTCTATAGTCAGAACATTGCTCGTATCTGGCGTGTAGCGGAAGCGCTTGAATACGGTATGGTTGGCATTAATGAAGGTTTGATCACAAATGAAGTAGCGCCTTTTGGGGGTGTTAAAGAAAGTGGCCTCGGTCGTGAAGGATCGCGGCACGGCATCGAGGATTACTTGGAGCTAAAGTATCTTTGTATCGGCGGCATCAAAGCAGCGCAGTGA
- a CDS encoding DUF4239 domain-containing protein, producing the protein MDLPLLRHALQFSDIGLRFELVFVVLLLCYLVFWLFQKMLPHLLFGDDSEYAGYIYNAMGVVFSLVFAFVTVLVWQNYNGVSDAITKEASTLNNMYRLFSAFPPDVEKKGRDALRAYTQTVVDEEWPLLSKDQFSIKAYKELLKIEDIVIHLQPQNVGQSNAHQQMLRLATDATDLRRSRVYNARFALAAPAWMGLISSSLVFLFFSCLFKLKSAKIHLLLILFLGLTIVGVLYFLILYIHPFLGPMALGPDPLLNLLKLAWTY; encoded by the coding sequence ATGGATCTTCCTTTATTAAGACATGCACTGCAATTTTCCGATATCGGCTTGAGATTTGAGCTTGTCTTTGTGGTTCTACTGCTCTGTTATCTGGTTTTTTGGCTTTTCCAAAAAATGCTTCCGCATTTGCTATTTGGCGATGACTCCGAGTACGCCGGCTATATTTATAACGCGATGGGTGTTGTATTCAGCTTAGTTTTTGCCTTTGTCACAGTATTGGTCTGGCAAAACTACAACGGAGTGAGTGATGCCATTACGAAAGAAGCAAGCACTCTGAATAATATGTATCGTCTATTTTCCGCATTTCCGCCTGATGTTGAGAAAAAGGGTAGGGACGCCTTAAGAGCTTATACACAAACAGTAGTCGACGAAGAGTGGCCTTTATTAAGCAAAGATCAATTTAGCATTAAGGCTTATAAAGAATTATTAAAAATTGAAGATATCGTTATTCACCTGCAACCTCAAAACGTAGGCCAATCAAACGCACATCAACAAATGCTCCGCTTGGCAACAGATGCTACCGATCTACGCCGCAGTCGCGTATACAATGCCCGCTTTGCATTGGCAGCTCCTGCCTGGATGGGCTTAATTAGCAGCTCTCTAGTCTTTTTATTCTTTTCATGCCTTTTTAAACTAAAGTCAGCAAAGATTCATCTACTCTTAATATTATTCTTAGGCCTCACGATTGTCGGGGTTTTATATTTTCTGATTCTCTACATTCACCCTTTCCTGGGTCCTATGGCCCTTGGTCCAGATCCCTTGCTAAATCTACTTAAACTCGCGTGGACTTATTAA
- a CDS encoding CoA ester lyase, translated as MINIHRPRRSVLYMPGANTRALEKAKILPADSLILDLEDAVAPDTKAAARANILTALESGFGYREAVVRINGLNTAWGLDDLRTFAASKADAIVLPKVESAAQIQAVATLLKELNAPATMTIWAMIETPMAIFKLQEIASAHPLLESLVLGTSDLVKDLHARHTPNRAETQTALSLSVLAARAYGLCVLDGVHLSLDDEAGLKQSCIQGRDMGFDGKTLIHPNQIALANEIFGPSPTEISEAQEKIAAYEVAIQSGAGIAVLNGRLIEELHIQDAKRILALASALRMIS; from the coding sequence ATGATTAACATTCATCGCCCAAGACGCTCTGTGCTGTATATGCCGGGAGCCAATACCAGGGCCTTAGAAAAAGCCAAAATCCTTCCTGCTGATTCTTTGATATTGGACTTGGAGGATGCGGTTGCGCCAGATACTAAAGCTGCAGCGAGAGCAAATATTCTCACGGCATTAGAGTCAGGGTTTGGCTATCGCGAAGCTGTTGTCAGAATCAATGGACTCAATACCGCTTGGGGCTTAGATGATCTAAGGACTTTTGCCGCTAGCAAAGCAGATGCTATTGTCTTACCCAAAGTAGAGTCGGCAGCACAAATACAAGCAGTAGCTACTCTACTAAAGGAATTAAATGCCCCAGCCACTATGACCATCTGGGCCATGATTGAAACCCCGATGGCGATCTTTAAACTTCAGGAGATTGCTAGCGCGCATCCACTTCTCGAGTCTTTAGTCTTGGGCACTTCAGATCTAGTAAAGGATTTACATGCTCGCCATACCCCGAACCGAGCAGAAACTCAAACGGCACTATCTCTCTCCGTGCTAGCCGCTAGAGCATATGGTCTTTGTGTTCTGGATGGTGTTCACCTGTCCCTTGATGATGAGGCAGGACTCAAGCAATCTTGCATCCAGGGAAGGGATATGGGTTTTGATGGCAAAACCTTGATTCATCCAAATCAAATCGCCTTAGCCAATGAAATATTTGGCCCCTCCCCTACTGAAATCAGTGAAGCTCAAGAAAAAATTGCTGCTTATGAAGTGGCTATTCAATCGGGCGCCGGTATTGCAGTGCTCAATGGCAGGCTGATTGAAGAGCTGCATATTCAGGATGCCAAAAGAATATTGGCGTTAGCAAGCGCTCTGCGCATGATTTCTTGA
- a CDS encoding gamma-glutamylcyclotransferase, with product MTVGNMNSSYLFVYGTLKSDAINASAHYFHRHADLIGNARWQGHLYLVSNYPGAVRAEAKDGFVLGELWLLKNPEYVLTFLDEYEECAPTSPLPHEYRRSVELVERNGEMIPAWLYIYALDTSTLQRIQTGNFMNDNQEIMRRALANANILLAS from the coding sequence ATGACAGTTGGTAATATGAATTCCTCCTATCTATTTGTGTATGGCACTCTCAAATCGGATGCGATTAACGCTAGTGCACATTATTTTCACCGGCATGCTGATCTAATTGGGAATGCAAGATGGCAGGGGCATCTATACCTCGTAAGTAACTACCCTGGTGCAGTTCGAGCTGAGGCAAAAGATGGATTTGTTCTTGGCGAATTGTGGCTGCTCAAAAATCCAGAGTATGTCCTTACATTCTTAGATGAATACGAAGAATGTGCGCCTACCAGTCCACTTCCTCATGAATACCGACGCTCTGTTGAATTGGTAGAGAGAAACGGGGAGATGATTCCAGCTTGGTTGTATATTTATGCGCTAGATACCAGCACCCTGCAACGCATTCAAACTGGGAATTTCATGAATGACAATCAAGAAATCATGCGCAGAGCGCTTGCTAACGCCAATATTCTTTTGGCATCCTGA
- a CDS encoding dicarboxylate/amino acid:cation symporter: MNSKKLTNYILAAMVLGIVAGYLVHTFSVDSTFSKNYVTYISILTDVFLRLIKMIIAPLVFSTLVVGIAKMGDASTIGRIGLKTFAWFISMSLVSLLLGLVMVNLLQPGVGVELALPEIAANTGLNKNSLNLPEFVRHIFPTSIFDAMAKNEILQIVVFAVFFGVGAAGMGERANEFVRNLDMLSHIMLKITTAVMRLAPIAVFSAVSSVIAANGLGILMTYGKFMLSFYASIAVLWIVIVLISSVVLKKRAVHLVSMLREPALLAFTTASSEAAYPMTLEQLERFGCKNKIASFVLPVGYSFNLDGSMMYCTFAAVFIAQVYGIEMELTQQLLMLLVLMITSKGIAGVPRASLVVIAATLSQFNLPEAGILLILGVDHFLDMARSATNVLGNGMATAVISKWEGELDGEVKKQI; the protein is encoded by the coding sequence ATGAATTCTAAAAAGTTAACCAACTATATTCTTGCGGCAATGGTTCTGGGAATTGTAGCGGGGTATTTAGTGCACACCTTTAGTGTTGATAGCACGTTTTCAAAAAACTATGTAACTTACATTTCTATATTGACCGATGTTTTCTTGCGCCTAATCAAGATGATTATTGCTCCATTGGTTTTCTCAACCCTAGTGGTTGGCATTGCCAAAATGGGGGATGCTTCGACAATTGGCCGAATTGGATTAAAAACGTTTGCTTGGTTTATTTCTATGTCGCTGGTATCTCTTTTGTTGGGATTGGTGATGGTAAATTTACTTCAGCCTGGCGTTGGCGTGGAGTTGGCCTTACCCGAGATTGCGGCTAACACTGGTTTAAATAAGAACAGCTTAAATTTGCCGGAATTTGTTCGCCATATTTTTCCGACCAGCATCTTTGATGCCATGGCCAAAAACGAAATTTTGCAAATCGTCGTATTTGCTGTTTTCTTTGGCGTGGGCGCTGCTGGTATGGGTGAGCGTGCCAATGAGTTCGTCCGCAATCTAGATATGCTCTCGCACATCATGCTGAAAATTACTACCGCAGTGATGCGGCTAGCACCTATTGCAGTATTTTCAGCGGTTTCATCCGTCATAGCTGCGAATGGTTTGGGCATCTTGATGACCTACGGTAAATTCATGCTCAGTTTTTATGCTTCTATTGCCGTATTGTGGATAGTCATTGTTCTCATTAGTTCGGTAGTGCTAAAAAAACGTGCTGTACATTTGGTTTCAATGTTGCGTGAGCCAGCTTTACTCGCATTTACTACTGCTAGTTCTGAGGCGGCTTATCCGATGACCTTGGAGCAACTAGAGCGTTTTGGCTGTAAAAACAAAATTGCCTCATTTGTCTTGCCGGTAGGGTATTCGTTTAATTTAGATGGATCGATGATGTACTGCACCTTCGCTGCAGTATTTATTGCTCAGGTATATGGCATTGAGATGGAGCTTACGCAGCAGTTACTAATGCTTTTAGTCTTGATGATTACATCAAAAGGAATCGCTGGGGTACCGCGCGCATCCTTAGTGGTCATTGCGGCTACATTGTCCCAATTTAATCTGCCTGAGGCTGGCATTTTATTGATACTAGGTGTCGATCACTTTTTAGATATGGCCCGCTCCGCAACCAATGTCTTGGGAAATGGCATGGCAACTGCGGTAATCTCTAAGTGGGAGGGTGAGCTGGATGGCGAAGTTAAAAAACAAATCTAA
- a CDS encoding alpha/beta hydrolase — protein sequence MSYKPDEPPMELLPCIELETAPNPTAAVLWLHGLGADGNDFVPIIPELDLTGCPGIRFVFPSAPSMPVTVNGGYVMPAWYDIVGRDLMDQEDAAGIQKSAESIVQLIEREVSRGIAYENIVLAGFSQGCAMVLQIGLRFPHKLAGIIALSGYLPLAVTLPLEKHTANQSTPIFMAHGEYDPVVALERAEASHALLEKMGYAVHWNEYPMEHSVNREELADISRFLQQVLASK from the coding sequence ATGTCTTATAAACCTGACGAGCCCCCTATGGAATTACTACCTTGCATTGAACTAGAGACCGCCCCGAACCCAACAGCCGCTGTCCTTTGGCTGCATGGCTTAGGTGCCGATGGCAATGACTTTGTTCCCATCATTCCCGAACTGGATCTGACAGGCTGTCCTGGTATTCGGTTTGTGTTTCCGAGTGCGCCAAGCATGCCAGTCACCGTCAACGGTGGTTACGTCATGCCGGCTTGGTATGACATTGTTGGACGCGACCTAATGGATCAAGAGGATGCTGCTGGCATACAAAAATCAGCTGAGTCTATTGTGCAATTAATCGAGCGTGAAGTAAGTCGAGGTATTGCTTATGAAAATATCGTACTGGCCGGGTTCTCACAAGGGTGTGCGATGGTCTTACAGATTGGCCTACGCTTTCCACACAAACTTGCAGGTATTATTGCCCTCTCGGGATATTTACCACTAGCAGTGACGCTTCCACTTGAAAAACACACGGCAAACCAAAGCACGCCCATCTTTATGGCTCACGGTGAATATGACCCCGTCGTAGCACTAGAGCGCGCCGAAGCCTCTCATGCTCTGCTTGAAAAGATGGGTTATGCAGTTCATTGGAATGAATACCCAATGGAACACTCAGTCAACCGCGAAGAGCTCGCTGATATTTCACGCTTCTTACAGCAAGTTCTTGCCTCTAAATAA
- a CDS encoding sulfite exporter TauE/SafE family protein produces the protein MLDTLIHPVIESFHAHSLTFFICAIASVVVVGISKSGFGAGLGVLSLPLMASQSSINEALAILLPLLIAIDLVGLRRFIKNADWHILKLILPPAFAGMFLGMILFTVITPKALTLFVGIFIMLFLIQMLVTSHFDLKEAKPYPWLGRLMGLTSGFTSFVAHNGGPPITIFMLRAKLLPMVYTSTLGVFFTFINFAKLGPYAYLDLLNFKQLATSVILLPCVPVGVYLGFYLAEKISMKWYYRIVQFFLLVASIKLIVDGLI, from the coding sequence ATGCTCGATACCCTCATTCATCCTGTCATTGAATCTTTTCATGCGCACTCACTTACTTTTTTTATTTGTGCAATTGCGAGCGTAGTTGTTGTAGGTATTTCTAAGAGTGGCTTTGGTGCTGGCCTAGGGGTGCTGTCATTGCCGTTGATGGCCAGTCAATCCAGCATTAATGAGGCCTTGGCAATTTTGCTACCACTATTAATTGCGATTGACTTGGTGGGTTTACGCCGATTCATTAAGAATGCCGATTGGCATATTCTGAAACTCATTCTTCCTCCAGCCTTTGCGGGCATGTTCTTGGGAATGATTCTTTTTACAGTCATTACACCCAAAGCCTTGACGCTTTTTGTAGGCATTTTCATCATGCTGTTTTTGATTCAGATGTTGGTGACATCCCATTTTGATTTAAAGGAAGCTAAGCCTTATCCTTGGTTAGGTCGCTTGATGGGTCTTACCTCAGGATTTACCTCTTTCGTGGCTCACAACGGTGGTCCGCCCATTACGATTTTCATGTTAAGAGCAAAGCTCTTGCCAATGGTGTACACCTCCACTTTGGGCGTGTTCTTTACCTTTATTAACTTTGCTAAGTTGGGGCCTTATGCCTACTTAGATTTGCTCAATTTCAAGCAGCTAGCAACCTCAGTCATTCTTTTGCCATGTGTACCAGTGGGCGTTTATCTCGGTTTTTACTTGGCAGAAAAAATTTCCATGAAATGGTATTACCGCATTGTGCAGTTTTTCTTACTTGTGGCCAGTATCAAGCTGATTGTGGATGGCTTGATCTAA